GATAATGAAATGGATGACTGGCCTCAAAAACGGAGACCGAATCAAAATCCAGAATGCGGAAAGAAACCGGATTGGCGGGTTCGGATTCTTTTAATATCGTTTCATTCAAAGGGTTGCCTAAAAATTGCACGTGACCTGCCGCGGCAATTATGCTGGCGCTATCCTGCAAAGCAAGGTAAATAATATCCGGGCTTCTCTCGGCGATATTACGTATCAGGCGGCCGAAATTAATGTGGTTGGAAAAGGCGCCCATCATTTTCGGCTCACCGATCAACAGCAATACCTCCCCGCCCGGTAAAAATTCACATCCGATTCTGTACTGCACGCTATCCGTTTCCGAGAGCCTTTGTTGCCAGAAAACCGTGTCTCCACTGATGGTTTGAAGGGTAAACGCTTTGTCCAGTAGCTGATTCCACTGCTCCAGAGTTAGTCTTTTAAATTCTCCGACCACGGTCTGAGGCGTGAAGTTGGCATCCAGGAATAATATGCCGGCAATTCCTGCCCGGCTGGCAATAGAATCCAACAGATAGGGATTGAAATCGGTAAGTTTTGATATGGTATAAAGTATTTCTAATGTTCTGGCCATCTGATGTTCGATGATCATTTGAGTCTGGACGTTATTTTTAATCAAATTTTCCGAAGCCAATATAAGCGAGTGCAATGTGGCTTCCGATTGGTTTTCCATCAACTCCATTAACTCTTTTTTGCTTTGACGCATTTCAAAAAAAGCGTTAAAAATCAGAAGAGCGGCAACCAGGAAGTAGAGCATAAATAGATAACGGTAGGTTTTTAGTGTAATAAGAATTTTTTTAAACATCATCAGGCCGGCGCGTTAATAAAACAGAAAAGCCATTACCGTAACGGTAATGGCTTTTAAATTGCCAAATGTAACTATTTCTTTTTTGGCGTAGGATGCGCTATTTTAGCGGAAAATTCTTTATAATTAAAAGGTTTATGGAAAGGATTTTGCTCGTTGTGGCAGGTTACGCACACTTTCTCCTCAGGCAAAACCAGGCCATTAGCCAGAGCCTTTTCGCGATCTTTCATGATGCTCAACTTTTTATAAACGCTTCCCGGGCCGTGGCAGGATTCGCAGGAAACGCCTTCTTCCATGGTCAGTTTACCTTTGGGATCGATCAAAGCTTTGTCAACAGCGGCCATGGTGGCATGGCATTTAGTACACTTGGGATCGGTTGAAGGATCGGCAATGCCATGTTCTTTAGCGTATTTTAAAGAGGCTTCGCTTTTCAGTGATTCCATGGCTTTGGCATGCGGGCCATTTTTCCAGATGGTGTATTGTTTGCCGCTCTTTTTCGTATTGTGGCAGGTTTTACATTTAGCGGCGCCCACATACTTAAAATCTTTGGCATAACTAAACGAGCCCAGAACACCGACAGCCAGAATC
This sequence is a window from Caldithrix abyssi DSM 13497. Protein-coding genes within it:
- a CDS encoding cytochrome c family protein, translated to MRRSFQFLLTLILAVGVLGSFSYAKDFKYVGAAKCKTCHNTKKSGKQYTIWKNGPHAKAMESLKSEASLKYAKEHGIADPSTDPKCTKCHATMAAVDKALIDPKGKLTMEEGVSCESCHGPGSVYKKLSIMKDREKALANGLVLPEEKVCVTCHNEQNPFHKPFNYKEFSAKIAHPTPKKK